One part of the Rutidosis leptorrhynchoides isolate AG116_Rl617_1_P2 chromosome 1, CSIRO_AGI_Rlap_v1, whole genome shotgun sequence genome encodes these proteins:
- the LOC139881863 gene encoding protein PEROXIN-4-like, whose protein sequence is MQASRARLFKEYKEVQREKVADPDIQLVCDDSNIFKWTALIKGPSETPYQGGVFQLAFSVPEQYPLQPPQVRFLTKIFHPNVHFKTGEICLDILKNAWSPAWTLQSVCRAIIALMAHPEPDSPLNCDSGNLLRSGDVRGFQSMAKMYTRLAAMPKVG, encoded by the exons ATGCAG GCTTCAAGGGCAAGACTATTTAAGGAGTACAAGGAGGTGCAGAGGGAAAAAGTAGCTGATCCAGATATACAACTTGTTTgtgatgattcaaacatatttaagTGGACCGCACTTATTAAG GGACCTTCGGAGACTCCATATCAAGGTGGGGTCTTTCAGCTTGCGTTTTCTGTGCCAGAGCAATATCCTTTGCAGCCGCCTCAAGTGAGGTTTTTAACTAAAATATTTCACCCAAATGTACATTTCAAG ACGGGAGAAATTTGTCTAGATATCTTGAAGAATGCTTGGAGTCCTGCTTGGACACTGCAGTCTGTTTGTAGGGCTATAATTGCATTAATGGCCCATCCTGAACCAGATAGCCCATTGAATTGTGATTCAG GCAATCTTCTTCGATCTGGTGACGTTCGAGGATTTCAGTCTATGGCTAAGATGTATACCAGGCTTGCAGCCATGCCCAAGGTAGGTTGA